A genomic region of Dunckerocampus dactyliophorus isolate RoL2022-P2 chromosome 8, RoL_Ddac_1.1, whole genome shotgun sequence contains the following coding sequences:
- the terf2ip gene encoding telomeric repeat-binding factor 2-interacting protein 1: MASNISPVLFMTVEGEPMNFYVRPGPVKRELQPLIKAGGGMTCNVQKPGCILLIDSEEKGTFSENTAHWYVSVQYIHDCVKKAEQLNIEDYRLNPENVLQRSASRSNQVRRSPATTVGRQAYTPDDDAAILSYISQRKSEIKGNRLWQQMEKEHVTSHPWQSMKAHYRSHLVQKQSETEGVETPGEDTKEDDKAEVTEHPPCEVDDEPPLPQTQTEPEHLMQTLSSEDLTQIEDILIENGPQDAEEALQKEEILNPLADQNKEAATAEHKTGDTLQTEEIIVPETDQPQALPQTGKAPEDREPGQLEPQSYPRFPANPTGTDEEDEQVVQPVRKSRCRRLELEDEPYSKKLRSASSASSAAVRPQPSSPQTPRRIRSATSTPTKDTVEEPPSKRAKGERAEAESAGLESQEEEEERLATAGPSHVSNECESEPGRTKVKTLGTLAMAAREFESSDIESDEELFHTPSETSSLPTVSSVSTAVDGFPAQPDPDPSEQGPSTQGNTREAQPALELSRVEAAKDHPFNFEDESQEEYEAQHDLIEEEALSFSQAQLEEDKQRIGELMKHTNQDLVSVTKALLKTSGDFSAASRLLLDPSSVSGPFWDRCDDRLLLSADPTARRKLQKKHGEASLAKRVVFLELER; this comes from the exons ATGGCGTCCAACATTTCACCTGTTCTCTTCATGACTGTGGAGGGTGAACCCATGAATTTCTATGTGCGACCAGGACCAGTCAAAAGGGAACTCCAGCCTCTCATCAAAGCTGGGGGAGGAATGACGTGCAATGTCCAGAAGCCGGGATGCATTTTGCTGATAGACTCTGAGGAAAAAGGCACCTTTAGTGAGAATACGGCTCACTG GTACGTGTCCGTCCAGTACATCCACGATTGTGTGAAGAAAGCCGAGCAGCTGAACATCGAGGACTACAGACTAAATCCTGAAAATGTCCTGCAACGCTCTGCTTCAAGATCCAATCAGGTCAGGAGGTCTCCTGCAACTACTGTAG GCAGGCAGGCGTACACCCCCGACGACGACGCTGCCATTCTGAGCTACATCAGCCAGCGAAAGTCAGAAATTAAAGGGAACCGCCTTTGGCAGCAGATGGAAAAGGAGCACGTGACCAGTCACCCTTGGCAGTCAATGAAGGCCCATTATCGAAGTCACCTGGTTCAGAAGCAATCAGAAACTGAAGGGGTGGAAACACCTGGAGAAGACACCAAG GAAGATGACAAAGCCGAAGTGACTGAACATCCTCCTTGTGAAGTAGATGATGAACCCCCTCTTCCTCAAACACAGACTGAGCCAGAACACCTTATGCAGACTCTCTCAAGTGAGGATCTCACACAG ATTGAGGACATACTCATTGAAAATGGACCACAAGATGCCGAAGAAGCTCTCCAGAAAGAGGAGATCTTGAACCCACTAGCAGACCAAAACAAGGAAGCGGCCACTGCAGAACACAAAACAGGCGACACCTTGCAGACCGAGGAGATCATTGTGCCTGAAACAGACCAGCCACAAGCACTGCCGCAAACTGGAAAAGCTCCGGAAGACAGAGAACCAGGCCAGTTAGAGCCTCAAAGCTACCCCCGCTTTCCAGCCAATCCGACAGGCACAGATGAAGAAGACGAACAGGTGGTCCAGCCTGTGCGCAAATCACGTTGCAGAAGGTTGGAGCTGGAGGATGAACCGTACAGCAAAAAGCTCCGATcagcatcatcagcatcatcagcTGCAGTCAGGCCACAGCCATCCTCCCCTCAGACGCCCCGGAGGATCAGGTCTGCCACATCCACTCCAACGAAAGACACAGTGGAGGAGCCTCCTTCTAAGAGAGCAAAAGGAGAGCGTGCAGAAGCAGAATCAGCAGGACTAGAGAgtcaagaagaagaggaagaacggCTCGCTACCGCAGGACCATCACATGTCTCCAATGAGT GTGAATCAGAGCCAGGGAGGACAAAAGTGAAGACGCTGGGGACTCTTGCAATGGCGGCAAGGGAGTTTGAGTCCAGTGACATCGAG TCTGATGAGGAGCTTTTCCACACGCCCAGTGAAACTTCTTCTTTACCGACCGTCAGCTCTGTGAGCACAGCTGTAGACGGGTTTCCGGCCCAGCCCGACCCAGATCCTTCTGAGCAAGGACCCAGCACTCAGGGGAACACTCGAGAAGCCCAGCCTGCTTTGGAGCTGAGCCGAGTCGAGGCCGCCAAAGATCACCCCTTTAACTTTGAAGATGAGTCTCAGGAAGAGTACGAGGCTCAGCACGACCTGATCGAGGAAGAGGCGCTGTCCTTCAGTCAGGCCCAGTTAGAGGAGGACAAGCAGCGTATCGGAGAGCTGATGAAGCATACAAACCAG GACTTGGTGTCTGTCACCAAAGCTTTGCTGAAGACCAGCGGCGACTTCTCTGCGGCCTCCCGTCTGCTTTTGGACCCCTCATCCGTCTCCGGACCGTTTTGGGATCGCTGTGACGACCGCCTCCTGCTCTCAGCAGACCCCACCGCCCGTCGGAAGCTGCAGAAAAAGCACGGCGAGGCCAGCTTGGCCAAACGGGTGGTGTTTCTCGAGTTAGAGCGTTGA